From a region of the Rhodovulum sp. P5 genome:
- a CDS encoding exonuclease SbcCD subunit D, with amino-acid sequence MRLLHTADLHLGRQFMGLSLEEDHEVILGQILEALVVERADVLVIAGDVFDRASPPNSSIRQFNRFLKRVAEETEAAVVMISGNHDSGDRIEAMSVFSTASRVLVRGIADAVEAPLVLRDAQGEVAFSALPFSYEYAAREVFRDESINAPAEVVAAQIAAARRQVPDGARWVVVAHAFVAGGAVGETERALTRVGGIETVPSDVFDGADYVALGHLHKPQEVSASHIRYSGAPLAFGFDEAGNEKSMTVVDLKAEGVEIRIVPFRPIRQVRSLTGAFSDLLEGTPSDDFIQAILTDENPLIDPMKRLRATYPNACHLAYARQERAAETKALGSGRAAVTPIEMIGDFVKVVRGREPNATEVAIVAEKLHAVTSGEEQT; translated from the coding sequence ATGAGACTACTTCATACGGCAGATCTGCACCTGGGGCGGCAGTTCATGGGGTTGAGCCTCGAGGAGGATCATGAGGTTATCCTGGGTCAGATCCTTGAAGCGCTTGTGGTCGAACGAGCCGATGTTCTTGTCATCGCGGGGGACGTTTTTGACCGTGCCTCTCCGCCCAATTCATCGATCCGGCAGTTCAATCGCTTCCTCAAGCGTGTAGCAGAGGAGACCGAAGCCGCTGTGGTGATGATCTCTGGAAACCACGATTCTGGCGACAGGATCGAGGCTATGTCTGTCTTTTCCACCGCGTCTCGTGTGCTGGTGCGGGGGATTGCCGATGCGGTGGAAGCGCCGCTGGTGCTGCGTGACGCGCAGGGCGAGGTCGCCTTTTCCGCACTGCCCTTTTCCTATGAATACGCCGCACGCGAGGTGTTCAGGGATGAAAGCATTAATGCGCCGGCGGAGGTAGTTGCCGCCCAGATCGCTGCGGCAAGGAGGCAGGTGCCTGATGGAGCGCGTTGGGTCGTCGTGGCCCATGCTTTCGTCGCGGGGGGTGCGGTCGGCGAGACCGAGCGCGCCCTGACGCGAGTCGGAGGCATAGAAACTGTTCCCTCCGATGTCTTCGATGGGGCGGACTATGTTGCACTGGGGCATTTGCACAAGCCGCAGGAAGTGAGCGCTAGCCATATTCGGTACTCCGGCGCACCGCTTGCTTTCGGTTTCGACGAGGCGGGAAACGAAAAATCCATGACCGTCGTCGATCTGAAAGCTGAAGGGGTCGAGATCCGCATCGTACCGTTCCGACCGATCCGGCAGGTTCGCTCGCTTACCGGGGCATTCTCGGATCTCCTGGAAGGAACGCCGTCTGACGATTTCATCCAGGCTATCCTGACGGATGAAAACCCTCTGATCGATCCGATGAAACGGTTACGCGCGACCTATCCCAATGCTTGCCATCTGGCCTATGCCCGGCAGGAGCGCGCTGCGGAGACCAAGGCGCTCGGCAGCGGGCGGGCCGCGGTCACGCCGATCGAGATGATTGGCGACTTCGTGAAGGTTGTGCGCGGCCGGGAACCAAACGCCACCGAAGTCGCGATCGTCGCGGAAAAGCTCCACGCGGTAACCTCCGGGGAGGAGCAGACATGA
- a CDS encoding WYL domain-containing protein, whose protein sequence is MPFEDVKHAQRARLEYLDRLFFWDGAATRASLIKRFGISNAQAALDFRAYLAEAPKDALHYDASSRQYLAHDSFEQLSGKASSMELEQLLVGAPFSAFDRLPDLQRTQDLRVLRPLYRAFRAKEATRIVYQSMRDPEPMTRWIAPVRFASDGVRLHVRAWCFEREGFRDFHPARIDPDQSFARTKPAEAVPRDDDWFTWAILKLKPHSRLTEAQQRVVRIEFGFTSDVLEARTRKALEFYTERRWGLEQKEPRLERVSIDYVPMTEEEIDAN, encoded by the coding sequence ATGCCCTTCGAAGACGTCAAACACGCCCAACGTGCGCGCCTGGAGTACCTCGACAGATTGTTTTTCTGGGACGGGGCAGCGACTCGCGCTTCCTTGATCAAGCGTTTTGGTATTTCGAATGCACAGGCCGCTCTCGATTTTCGGGCTTACCTCGCTGAAGCGCCAAAAGACGCACTGCATTATGATGCGTCGTCGCGCCAATACCTTGCCCATGACAGCTTTGAACAGCTCAGTGGCAAGGCGTCCTCGATGGAGTTGGAGCAACTCTTGGTTGGCGCACCATTTTCCGCATTCGATAGGTTGCCAGATTTGCAACGCACTCAGGACCTGCGTGTCTTACGGCCGCTCTACCGTGCCTTCAGGGCGAAAGAGGCAACGAGGATCGTTTATCAATCGATGCGAGATCCAGAACCGATGACTCGCTGGATTGCACCTGTTCGGTTCGCTTCTGATGGCGTTAGGCTTCACGTACGAGCCTGGTGTTTTGAACGTGAGGGTTTCCGTGACTTCCATCCTGCTCGCATAGACCCTGATCAGTCTTTCGCAAGAACCAAGCCAGCCGAGGCAGTGCCCCGAGATGACGATTGGTTCACTTGGGCCATCCTGAAACTCAAACCGCATTCAAGATTGACTGAGGCGCAGCAGCGCGTGGTCCGCATTGAATTTGGGTTCACCTCAGATGTGCTTGAGGCCAGAACCCGGAAAGCACTTGAGTTCTACACGGAACGCCGGTGGGGTCTTGAGCAAAAGGAACCTCGCCTTGAACGGGTCTCTATCGACTATGTCCCAATGACCGAGGAAGAGATCGATGCAAATTGA
- a CDS encoding AAA family ATPase, whose translation MRPIRLSLQAFGPFATTEVVDFRSALETGLFGIYGQTGAGKSTLFSAMSFALFGAPTKTDQEPRSLRSDHAAADLPTEVEFVFELGAKTYLIRRRPVQERPKARGEGTTEDAAEASLFDVTGIPVDTLGPSQSGSVIAEKKVSLVGQQVEALLGYGADQFRQIVLLPQGKFETFLAAKTDARVEILRDLFDVKIYRDLAARLKEEASEAERSLRDQRALYVARLEERGFESAEALELGIATAEAKVEEKQGIQRGAEMANEAARKALTEGEQVEKAFSAVDTAQQAFDDLEKKTGEVEELAKRIEAVRNALQVRDLETAWRDAEQESRNAVEAVTKAEAELNIAAGAQEVAEKKLVEVKSGEERRQKVQADLTRLEAIEDQVGQAADLRSAFDDAAKDEGSAKKALTEAIDAREKLKSQRDATDLALDQARKTETVRSQLTGELAEVNRERVKAAAHVKAQEAVADAQRNVEAASNELATRTDAAQAADAALVDAEARLSRTQAIILAEKLTEGAPCPVCGSHDHPAPAHGAPAQSGLTEAFRSAQVQARTASEARVRAESELGNFRMRLDEKKRALEEQERPERTLAELEVEIARLEGDVAALGEAVDLDAMAEQLAQLKLKLTEAEAAEATARTAAGKAETDLAGARAKLDTVIEALPEGLRTPEAVVARREALQREQRQLSEALEVATQQDRAASEMLTRAQEQLEAAKRARDAQQQRVKKAQDDFGARLAEVGLDKAGYDACKAHFPTLDADQKTVSDHRVGLISARTTLQNATAACADRERPDLAPLQLALADATQTVNAANAALATAKTDVLSLTKFKESLAAALAETERLETETGPLRGLADLANGKNDFKMTLETFAIGAMFDQVLEAANMRLDPMTRGRYRLTRGLEASGGRGKRGLEIEVFDINTGKARPTATLSGGETFIAALALALGLADVVESLSGKIRMDTIFIDEGFGSLDTENGAGTLDQVIQVLAALTEGSRAVGLISHVGLVQEAIPQGFYVRSTPSGSRVEERTGMG comes from the coding sequence ATGAGACCCATTCGCCTATCGCTTCAAGCCTTCGGGCCATTTGCGACAACCGAGGTAGTCGATTTCCGGTCCGCGCTGGAGACGGGTCTGTTTGGAATTTATGGTCAGACCGGCGCGGGAAAGTCGACGCTGTTTTCGGCGATGTCCTTTGCGCTCTTCGGGGCGCCGACCAAGACTGATCAGGAACCACGTTCACTACGCTCGGATCACGCCGCGGCGGATCTACCTACCGAAGTCGAATTTGTCTTTGAGCTGGGCGCCAAGACCTACCTGATCCGTCGTCGTCCGGTGCAGGAACGTCCGAAGGCCCGCGGTGAAGGGACCACTGAGGACGCGGCGGAAGCCTCGTTGTTCGACGTCACCGGGATTCCGGTGGACACTCTTGGTCCGAGTCAATCTGGCAGTGTCATTGCGGAAAAGAAGGTCTCGCTAGTAGGGCAGCAGGTCGAGGCGCTGCTTGGGTACGGGGCAGATCAGTTTCGACAGATCGTGCTCTTGCCGCAAGGTAAGTTCGAGACGTTCCTAGCCGCAAAAACGGATGCGCGGGTCGAGATATTGCGGGATCTCTTCGACGTGAAGATCTATCGCGATCTCGCCGCACGGCTGAAGGAAGAAGCCTCAGAGGCAGAACGATCGTTGCGCGACCAGCGCGCTCTCTACGTGGCTCGACTTGAGGAACGTGGTTTTGAGAGCGCCGAAGCGCTGGAACTCGGAATTGCCACAGCCGAAGCCAAAGTCGAAGAAAAGCAAGGCATTCAGCGCGGCGCGGAGATGGCCAACGAAGCCGCGCGCAAAGCTCTGACCGAAGGCGAGCAAGTCGAAAAGGCATTTTCTGCTGTCGACACGGCACAGCAGGCATTCGATGATCTAGAAAAGAAAACGGGCGAGGTCGAAGAACTGGCCAAGCGGATTGAGGCTGTCCGGAATGCCTTGCAGGTCCGTGATCTTGAGACGGCTTGGCGCGATGCAGAGCAGGAAAGCCGGAATGCGGTGGAGGCTGTCACGAAGGCCGAGGCGGAACTCAACATCGCCGCCGGCGCGCAGGAGGTAGCGGAAAAGAAACTTGTTGAGGTAAAGTCGGGCGAGGAGCGGCGGCAGAAAGTTCAGGCTGACCTGACAAGGTTGGAGGCGATCGAGGACCAGGTCGGGCAGGCAGCGGATCTTAGAAGCGCGTTTGACGACGCCGCGAAGGACGAAGGTTCGGCGAAGAAGGCTCTGACCGAGGCCATAGATGCCCGAGAGAAGCTCAAGTCTCAGCGCGATGCGACCGATCTGGCACTTGATCAAGCGCGAAAGACCGAAACGGTGCGAAGCCAGCTGACCGGTGAGTTGGCCGAGGTCAACCGAGAAAGAGTCAAGGCAGCGGCGCATGTTAAGGCGCAAGAGGCTGTCGCGGATGCTCAACGAAATGTTGAAGCGGCATCGAACGAACTGGCGACAAGAACCGACGCGGCGCAAGCCGCTGATGCGGCATTGGTAGATGCCGAGGCACGGCTTTCGCGCACGCAAGCGATCATTCTGGCCGAAAAGTTGACCGAAGGAGCGCCCTGCCCTGTCTGTGGCTCCCATGATCATCCTGCGCCTGCCCATGGTGCGCCCGCACAATCTGGTTTGACCGAAGCGTTTCGGAGTGCGCAGGTTCAGGCGAGAACTGCCTCCGAAGCCAGAGTTCGGGCCGAAAGCGAACTCGGCAATTTTCGAATGCGGCTCGACGAAAAGAAGCGGGCGCTCGAGGAACAGGAACGTCCTGAGCGCACGTTGGCGGAACTCGAAGTTGAAATCGCACGGCTTGAAGGCGACGTCGCCGCGCTTGGAGAAGCGGTCGATTTAGACGCGATGGCGGAGCAGTTGGCCCAACTCAAGCTGAAACTGACTGAGGCTGAAGCTGCCGAGGCTACGGCGCGCACCGCTGCGGGAAAGGCCGAGACCGATCTTGCCGGCGCGCGCGCCAAGCTGGACACAGTGATCGAGGCCCTGCCGGAAGGTCTGCGCACGCCCGAGGCGGTTGTCGCTCGACGGGAGGCTTTACAGAGAGAGCAAAGGCAATTGTCCGAGGCGCTGGAAGTGGCGACGCAACAGGACCGAGCCGCCAGTGAAATGCTCACCCGTGCGCAAGAGCAGCTTGAAGCAGCAAAGCGGGCTCGCGACGCGCAGCAACAGCGCGTGAAAAAGGCGCAAGATGATTTTGGTGCTCGGCTTGCCGAGGTCGGGCTGGACAAAGCGGGATATGATGCTTGCAAGGCGCATTTCCCGACCCTCGATGCCGACCAGAAGACGGTATCCGATCATCGTGTGGGCCTGATCTCGGCTCGCACGACATTGCAGAACGCCACAGCCGCTTGTGCAGATCGTGAACGCCCGGATCTTGCCCCGCTTCAGCTGGCGTTGGCAGACGCCACCCAGACCGTGAACGCGGCCAATGCTGCACTCGCCACAGCGAAAACGGATGTATTGTCACTGACCAAATTCAAGGAATCGCTTGCGGCGGCGCTGGCCGAAACCGAGCGGCTTGAAACCGAGACCGGTCCGCTCCGGGGGCTGGCCGATCTGGCTAACGGCAAGAACGATTTCAAGATGACACTCGAGACCTTCGCGATCGGTGCAATGTTCGACCAGGTTCTCGAGGCGGCGAATATGAGGCTCGACCCTATGACACGTGGGCGCTACCGGCTGACGCGCGGGCTCGAGGCATCTGGCGGTCGCGGCAAGCGTGGGCTCGAAATCGAGGTCTTCGACATCAACACCGGTAAGGCGCGCCCGACAGCCACGCTGTCAGGCGGCGAGACCTTTATCGCGGCTCTGGCCCTCGCGCTTGGGCTAGCTGATGTGGTCGAGAGCCTTTCGGGCAAGATCCGGATGGACACAATTTTTATCGATGAAGGCTTCGGGAGCCTCGACACCGAGAACGGCGCGGGCACGTTGGATCAGGTGATCCAAGTTCTTGCTGCGCTGACAGAGGGCAGCCGGGCCGTCGGCCTGATCTCGCACGTCGGGCTGGTGCAGGAGGCTATTCCACAAGGCTTTTACGTGCGCTCGACCCCAAGCGGCAGCCGGGTCGAGGAAAGAACGGGTATGGGATGA
- a CDS encoding WGR domain-containing protein, with the protein MQIDMRRIDPSLNMNRFYSMELTKDLFGQHGVHRQWGRFGTWGRHRHDWYATKTEAESALSDLVKQKLARGYLIKLPVTEGQGV; encoded by the coding sequence ATGCAAATTGATATGCGCCGTATTGATCCCTCCCTTAATATGAACCGGTTCTATTCCATGGAGCTGACCAAAGACCTCTTCGGCCAACACGGCGTCCATCGGCAATGGGGTCGCTTTGGGACTTGGGGGCGACATCGCCACGATTGGTACGCGACAAAAACCGAGGCTGAATCTGCGCTTTCCGACCTGGTCAAACAGAAGCTGGCGCGCGGTTATCTGATCAAACTGCCAGTGACAGAAGGCCAGGGGGTCTGA